A DNA window from Desulfovibrionales bacterium contains the following coding sequences:
- a CDS encoding DNA internalization-related competence protein ComEC/Rec2, whose product MNRLLPILLTAFVTGLVLNHHLPFKGGINFALGAVSALVAILFYSSYLAPDKRPGKASAAGRTSSSGLLLSWLLFVCLGYLHAGAFSPEQNTPRDLLSLADGRSVRLAGVLEKMPVFLPDRTELLIRAEQYLGREEIRSVTGRILVRLKDRPPARLACGDRVLWMGSLRPVINFKNPGGFDFEKHMALKDVYVTGWVSDPHLLTVIGKSGPFEDTPWRAFSGLIEGARLHIQSFLDNHATPLAASLYKALLIGERGGIPKPVQEAFTRAGVTHILAISGLHMGMVAGVTYALGMWLIKLFPYLLLRFPAFKIAALFSIPIVLFYGAMAGLSPPSTRAMVMVSVFLAAVLLGRQWDIYNNLAIAMWAILLFSPAALYAPSFQLSFIAVFSIVFFYPRRQDWLDRKRENPLARLRPRPSPFVDKLWGLFLISAIATLGTAPIVVYHFHRLSIVGLLSNVIVVPLVGMLALPLGLVSVALSPLSLKLADIFLQAGSLSLTAMVKVIDFFAACPFSSLWVTPPCLFEILLFYAGVLFITMASRRKAFRWCGLTCLSIILVVKMVGAYQQNHSDMLRTTFLDVGQGNAALVQFPGGKNMIIDGGGTLSGQFDIGERVIAPFLRTKGVWTIDYLVLTHPHPDHIGGLIFLLDNFKVKEVWANGDRVETEAFVRWQQAVSHKGIPHREFKMDSHYPFNINGVMVDVYGPPRHICDPSGDMATTGGQDVLLNRRSLVLRISYGRRHLLFPGDIDACRENELSQEGYALKSDVLLAPHHGSNTSNTPEFIRAVAPDAVVFSVGQFNRFSFPHPDVVGRYMDRSCSIYRTDRDGAITCLTDGHNLQIEPFSR is encoded by the coding sequence TTGAACAGACTACTCCCCATCCTGCTCACCGCCTTTGTCACCGGTCTGGTCTTAAACCATCATCTGCCGTTTAAGGGTGGAATAAACTTTGCTCTGGGGGCCGTTTCCGCCCTTGTGGCCATCCTGTTTTATTCGAGTTATCTCGCCCCGGATAAGAGACCGGGAAAGGCATCCGCCGCAGGCCGGACATCTTCGAGCGGCCTCTTACTGTCCTGGTTGCTTTTTGTGTGTCTGGGTTATCTCCATGCCGGGGCCTTTTCACCGGAGCAAAATACGCCCCGGGACCTTTTGTCCCTGGCTGACGGGCGTAGTGTACGTCTGGCCGGCGTCCTGGAAAAAATGCCGGTCTTTTTACCGGACAGAACAGAATTGTTGATCAGGGCCGAACAATATCTTGGCCGGGAAGAAATACGGTCCGTAACCGGCCGCATTCTCGTGCGTCTAAAGGATAGACCGCCGGCCCGGCTTGCTTGCGGCGATCGAGTCTTATGGATGGGCAGTCTGCGCCCGGTAATTAACTTTAAGAATCCAGGGGGGTTTGACTTTGAGAAGCACATGGCCCTCAAAGATGTTTATGTTACCGGTTGGGTCTCTGACCCGCATCTTCTGACGGTTATTGGCAAGAGCGGCCCTTTCGAAGATACGCCTTGGCGTGCCTTCTCCGGCCTCATTGAAGGCGCCCGTTTGCATATCCAGAGCTTTCTGGATAACCATGCCACCCCGTTAGCGGCCTCCCTATACAAGGCCCTTCTCATCGGCGAGAGGGGCGGTATCCCCAAACCCGTACAGGAGGCGTTTACCCGTGCCGGGGTGACCCACATTCTGGCCATTTCCGGCCTGCACATGGGCATGGTGGCCGGGGTTACCTATGCCCTTGGCATGTGGCTGATAAAACTTTTCCCTTACCTGCTCCTGAGATTTCCGGCCTTCAAAATAGCCGCCTTGTTTTCTATCCCCATAGTCCTGTTTTATGGGGCCATGGCCGGCCTGTCTCCCCCTTCTACCCGGGCCATGGTCATGGTATCTGTGTTTCTGGCCGCTGTCCTACTGGGCCGGCAGTGGGATATTTACAATAACCTGGCCATAGCCATGTGGGCCATCCTGCTTTTTTCGCCCGCGGCGCTTTATGCCCCCTCCTTTCAGCTATCGTTTATCGCCGTATTCTCCATAGTCTTCTTCTACCCCCGCCGGCAGGATTGGCTTGACAGAAAAAGGGAGAACCCTTTGGCCAGGCTGCGTCCGCGGCCTTCCCCGTTTGTGGATAAGCTATGGGGCCTGTTTTTGATATCGGCCATCGCTACCCTGGGTACGGCGCCGATCGTGGTCTATCACTTTCACCGGCTGTCTATTGTCGGCCTCTTATCCAACGTTATTGTGGTCCCCCTGGTAGGTATGCTGGCATTGCCTCTGGGACTTGTTTCCGTTGCTTTGTCACCCCTCTCCCTGAAACTGGCGGACATATTTCTGCAGGCAGGGTCTCTGAGCCTTACTGCAATGGTGAAGGTTATTGATTTTTTTGCGGCCTGTCCGTTTTCTTCTCTATGGGTAACACCGCCCTGCCTGTTTGAAATACTCCTTTTTTATGCGGGGGTCCTGTTCATTACTATGGCCTCCCGCCGCAAGGCATTCAGATGGTGCGGCCTGACCTGTCTATCCATAATTCTCGTGGTAAAAATGGTCGGCGCTTATCAGCAAAACCATTCTGATATGCTCAGGACCACCTTTCTGGATGTCGGTCAGGGGAATGCCGCGCTCGTGCAATTCCCCGGTGGAAAGAACATGATTATCGATGGAGGCGGGACCCTGAGCGGCCAGTTTGACATCGGCGAGCGGGTGATAGCGCCTTTTTTGAGGACGAAGGGGGTTTGGACTATAGACTACCTGGTGCTTACCCACCCTCATCCTGATCACATAGGCGGCCTTATCTTCTTGCTGGATAACTTTAAGGTCAAAGAGGTCTGGGCGAATGGAGACCGGGTAGAGACAGAGGCCTTTGTCCGCTGGCAACAAGCGGTCTCGCATAAAGGCATCCCTCACCGGGAATTTAAGATGGACAGCCACTACCCTTTTAATATCAATGGCGTTATGGTCGATGTCTATGGCCCGCCAAGGCACATCTGCGACCCGTCCGGAGATATGGCCACGACGGGCGGACAGGACGTCCTTCTTAACCGCCGTTCTCTGGTCCTCAGAATCAGTTATGGCCGCAGACACCTTCTTTTTCCCGGTGATATCGACGCATGCAGGGAGAATGAGCTGTCGCAAGAGGGTTATGCCCTTAAATCCGATGTCCTTCTTGCCCCCCATCACGGCAGCAATACATCAAATACGCCGGAGTTTATCCGGGCCGTGGCCCCCGATGCGGTCGTTTTCTCTGTGGGGCAGTTCAATCGCTTCTCTTTTCCCCACCCTGACGTAGTAGGAAGGTATATGGATAGGAGCTGCTCCATTTATCGGACAGACCGGGACGGGGCGATCACCTGCCTCACGGATGGCCATAATCTTCAAATCGAACCCTTCTCACGCTAA
- the ybgF gene encoding tol-pal system protein YbgF codes for MKRFAFVFTGMIMLLSACAVQEDVLILNDKINVLSRQTGEVYKEISSLQEQVSKMKEGLRSMDTVKSVEVISKKQADMGIQLEDIKMEMMRLQDKMERQENRWQELTGRSEAEDKVLAEKMQKLSDQINSLQARIGVLEKNVSHEDKSAGKEVKSDTPVADAPGRAVTGQAVTIEKTKIKARKSAKEDYDEAYKLYKENAYRQAIEKFRTFLKEYPDSELAGNAGYWLGECYYQQERYEEAILEYEKVVREHKGTKVPAALLKQGLAFHHLGDTKTARFLMEKLLEEYPKSEQAEAARANLKKWGKK; via the coding sequence ATGAAACGGTTCGCTTTTGTCTTTACGGGTATGATTATGCTCCTGAGCGCCTGCGCCGTGCAGGAAGATGTCCTCATATTAAATGACAAGATCAATGTCTTGAGCAGGCAGACAGGCGAAGTCTATAAAGAGATCAGCAGCCTGCAAGAGCAGGTTTCCAAGATGAAGGAAGGGCTGAGAAGCATGGACACAGTCAAGTCTGTGGAAGTTATAAGCAAGAAACAGGCCGATATGGGGATACAGCTTGAGGATATCAAGATGGAGATGATGCGCCTGCAGGACAAGATGGAGCGGCAGGAAAATCGCTGGCAGGAGTTAACAGGCCGGAGCGAGGCGGAAGATAAGGTCTTGGCCGAAAAGATGCAAAAACTCTCTGACCAGATAAACAGTCTTCAGGCCAGGATAGGCGTTCTGGAGAAAAATGTTTCACATGAGGATAAGTCTGCCGGTAAAGAGGTAAAAAGCGATACACCGGTCGCAGATGCGCCCGGGCGCGCAGTGACCGGGCAGGCGGTTACCATAGAAAAGACAAAGATAAAAGCCCGGAAATCGGCAAAGGAAGATTATGATGAGGCCTACAAGCTTTATAAAGAAAATGCGTACAGACAGGCTATAGAGAAATTCAGGACTTTTTTAAAGGAATACCCTGATTCTGAATTGGCCGGCAATGCCGGGTACTGGCTTGGAGAATGTTATTACCAGCAGGAGCGCTACGAAGAGGCTATCCTGGAATATGAAAAGGTCGTCCGTGAACATAAAGGGACTAAGGTTCCCGCCGCCCTACTGAAACAAGGGCTGGCCTTTCATCATCTCGGGGACACAAAAACGGCCAGGTTCCTCATGGAAAAATTGCTCGAAGAATATCCCAAGAGTGAACAGGCCGAGGCAGCGCGCGCCAATCTCAAGAAGTGGGGTAAGAAGTAA
- a CDS encoding HigA family addiction module antitoxin, giving the protein MIAPVNGAFALTTSGAYVSALKMVTLTTLKSLIITKGDTDMVKNGLPAIHPGEFLAEILGEMGISQAEFARTIGVSPMRISHVIKGDRPVTAELALLFGRAFNQTPQYWLNLQASYDLKIAKASIGKRLAGIHALAHA; this is encoded by the coding sequence ATGATCGCGCCGGTCAATGGAGCATTCGCATTAACGACCAGTGGCGCGTATGTTTCCGCTTTGAAAATGGTGACGCTTACGACGTTGAAATCGTTGATTATCACTAAAGGAGATACAGATATGGTTAAGAATGGTTTGCCTGCAATTCATCCGGGAGAATTCCTGGCAGAAATCTTGGGAGAGATGGGTATATCTCAGGCCGAGTTCGCTCGCACTATCGGGGTATCGCCGATGCGGATTTCGCATGTAATCAAGGGCGATCGTCCGGTGACGGCGGAACTGGCATTGTTGTTCGGTCGTGCCTTTAACCAGACGCCGCAATACTGGCTCAATCTTCAGGCGTCTTACGATTTAAAAATCGCGAAGGCGAGTATCGGTAAGCGCCTTGCTGGTATACATGCCCTCGCGCATGCCTAA
- a CDS encoding nickel-dependent hydrogenase large subunit — MAKKIVIDPVTRIEGHLKIEVEVKDGKVVDAHSTGALFRGFEIILKDRDPRDASQITQRICGVCPTSHASASVRTLDSAFKVKPPKNGRVLRNIILGSDYAWDHVLHFYHLAALDYVKGPGTEPFVPRYDGDYRLDEKTNQVAVNQYLEALKIKALGHELTAMWGGKGPIVQGMVVGGATAIPTREEISGYKERAKKVIDFIANTYLPTVYLIGGAYKDLFNVGTGCKNFLSYGVFPLDDKENAFLLKRGVYTNGKDYPLDVKKIKEFVSHSWYDDRTTGKNPAEGETVPLPGKKGAYSYIKAARYKGLPHEVGPLARMWITNPVLSKQANRFLGIDEAKDVRMRDLGEKAFSIMGRHVARAEECYLVAKALGQWLDELTPGESGVIMKPVPKSGQGFGLSEAPRGSVGHWIKIKNSKIAQYQVIAPTTWNASPRDDKGQRGPIEEALIGTPVPDPENPFNVVRVIRSFDPULGCAVHVLHVDTNKAYEIRVS, encoded by the coding sequence ATGGCTAAAAAGATAGTAATTGACCCGGTAACGCGGATTGAGGGCCACTTAAAAATAGAGGTCGAGGTCAAGGACGGAAAGGTAGTCGATGCCCACAGCACCGGCGCCCTCTTCCGGGGATTTGAGATAATCTTGAAAGACAGAGACCCGCGGGATGCCTCTCAGATCACACAGCGCATATGCGGCGTCTGCCCTACTTCTCATGCCAGCGCCTCGGTCAGGACCCTGGATTCTGCCTTTAAGGTGAAACCCCCAAAGAACGGCCGGGTGTTGCGCAATATTATTCTTGGCTCTGACTATGCATGGGATCATGTCCTTCATTTTTATCATCTGGCCGCCCTCGATTATGTCAAGGGGCCGGGAACCGAACCTTTTGTCCCCCGTTATGACGGGGATTACCGGCTCGATGAAAAAACAAACCAGGTGGCGGTTAATCAGTATCTTGAGGCCCTTAAGATAAAGGCCCTCGGCCATGAACTGACCGCCATGTGGGGTGGTAAAGGACCCATCGTCCAGGGCATGGTCGTGGGTGGAGCCACGGCTATCCCCACCAGGGAAGAGATCTCCGGGTACAAGGAACGGGCCAAAAAGGTTATAGATTTTATTGCCAATACTTATCTGCCCACGGTCTATCTGATAGGCGGGGCGTATAAAGATCTCTTTAACGTTGGCACGGGTTGCAAAAACTTCCTGTCGTATGGGGTCTTTCCCTTAGACGACAAGGAAAACGCCTTTCTCTTAAAGCGTGGCGTCTATACCAATGGTAAGGATTACCCGTTAGACGTAAAAAAAATCAAGGAGTTCGTGTCCCATTCCTGGTATGACGATCGCACCACCGGGAAGAACCCTGCGGAAGGAGAAACCGTACCACTACCCGGCAAAAAGGGCGCTTACTCCTATATCAAGGCGGCCCGGTATAAGGGACTTCCGCATGAGGTCGGGCCGCTGGCCAGGATGTGGATAACCAATCCGGTACTGAGCAAACAGGCCAATAGGTTCCTCGGCATTGATGAAGCAAAGGATGTGCGTATGCGGGATCTTGGTGAAAAGGCCTTTTCCATCATGGGGCGGCACGTGGCCCGGGCCGAAGAATGCTATCTGGTGGCCAAGGCCCTTGGGCAGTGGCTGGATGAATTGACTCCGGGCGAGTCAGGTGTTATCATGAAACCCGTTCCCAAGTCCGGTCAGGGATTTGGTCTAAGTGAAGCTCCCAGGGGATCGGTTGGCCACTGGATCAAGATTAAAAATAGCAAGATAGCCCAATATCAGGTGATTGCGCCTACTACCTGGAATGCCTCGCCCCGTGACGATAAAGGACAGAGGGGGCCGATTGAAGAAGCCCTTATCGGGACTCCGGTGCCGGATCCGGAGAATCCGTTTAATGTGGTGCGGGTCATACGTTCTTTTGACCCGTGACTGGGTTGTGCCGTGCACGTGTTGCACGTCGATACCAATAAGGCTTACGAGATCAGGGTCAGCTAA
- a CDS encoding chaperone modulator CbpM translates to MRIYTITEVARRLGIRTRTIRLYVCEGLLQPGKESGRFVFTEKDMEELARIVRLRQDLDVNTAGIEVILDMRRKILALQKQIEHLTEGIEKEIQSRLKDYLAGSAKLPARPFRKDITKITVQEESD, encoded by the coding sequence ATGCGCATTTATACTATAACCGAGGTAGCGAGACGGCTGGGGATTCGCACCCGCACCATACGTCTTTATGTGTGCGAAGGGCTCCTGCAGCCCGGGAAGGAGTCCGGCCGTTTCGTTTTTACAGAGAAAGATATGGAAGAATTGGCCAGGATTGTGCGCCTGCGTCAGGACCTGGATGTAAATACGGCCGGGATTGAGGTAATTCTTGATATGCGAAGAAAGATCCTCGCCCTTCAAAAACAGATAGAACACCTGACCGAAGGAATAGAAAAGGAGATACAGTCCAGACTTAAGGACTACTTAGCAGGATCCGCTAAACTACCTGCCCGGCCGTTTAGAAAAGATATAACCAAGATCACAGTGCAAGAAGAAAGTGATTGA
- a CDS encoding type II toxin-antitoxin system RelE/ParE family toxin, producing MIQSFASSETERFFATGKSRRLPRDILKRAAMRLTQLDGAVRLDDLRNPPSNRLEALVHDRAGQWSIRINDQWRVCFRFENGDAYDVEIVDYH from the coding sequence GTGATTCAGTCATTTGCTTCTTCCGAAACGGAACGCTTCTTTGCCACCGGAAAATCGCGCCGCTTGCCGCGGGACATACTGAAGCGTGCAGCGATGCGCTTGACACAGTTGGATGGAGCCGTGCGCCTCGACGATTTGCGAAACCCGCCTTCCAACAGACTGGAAGCGTTGGTTCATGATCGCGCCGGTCAATGGAGCATTCGCATTAACGACCAGTGGCGCGTATGTTTCCGCTTTGAAAATGGTGACGCTTACGACGTTGAAATCGTTGATTATCACTAA
- a CDS encoding hydrogenase small subunit: MKITRRNFLKVCGGTAAACGLSSLGIPNVVQALEKALAGNPPVIWLQGSGCTGCSVSLLNSVEPDIAAVLLKIISLKFHSTVMAAQGELAMDKMYKVAEDYAGKFYLVVEGSIPTKEDGRFCMVGECQGHEITMLDATIDMGKKAAATLAFGTCASFGGIPAAKPNPTGARPVTAIFKENGIKTPVVNVPGCPPHPDWMVGTIAYALTKGIPPLDEYRRPLLFFGSTIHDNCPYLKYYEEGKFARSYGEEGCRLKLGCKGPETYADCWQRQWNNKVNWCVRNAICIGCVQPNFWDEMAPLYEQTTG; the protein is encoded by the coding sequence ATGAAAATTACAAGGCGTAATTTTTTAAAGGTATGCGGTGGTACCGCAGCAGCATGTGGGCTTTCCAGTTTGGGTATCCCGAATGTGGTGCAGGCCCTGGAGAAGGCCCTGGCAGGTAATCCTCCGGTGATATGGCTTCAGGGATCAGGTTGTACCGGCTGCTCTGTCTCCCTCCTTAATTCCGTAGAACCGGATATTGCCGCCGTCCTGCTCAAGATAATCAGTCTGAAATTTCATTCTACGGTAATGGCTGCCCAAGGCGAACTGGCCATGGATAAGATGTATAAAGTGGCGGAGGATTATGCCGGAAAGTTTTATCTGGTAGTGGAGGGTTCTATACCCACCAAGGAAGACGGACGGTTCTGTATGGTTGGCGAATGTCAAGGACATGAGATTACTATGTTAGATGCTACCATTGATATGGGTAAAAAGGCCGCGGCAACCCTGGCCTTTGGCACCTGCGCCTCTTTTGGCGGTATCCCGGCGGCCAAGCCCAATCCCACCGGAGCAAGACCGGTTACCGCTATCTTCAAGGAAAACGGGATAAAAACGCCGGTGGTTAATGTCCCTGGTTGTCCGCCGCATCCGGATTGGATGGTGGGAACTATTGCTTATGCACTGACCAAAGGCATCCCGCCCCTGGATGAATACAGACGCCCATTGCTGTTCTTCGGCAGTACTATCCATGATAACTGCCCCTATCTTAAGTATTACGAAGAGGGAAAGTTTGCCAGGTCCTATGGCGAAGAAGGTTGTCGCCTGAAGCTCGGCTGTAAGGGACCGGAGACCTACGCCGATTGCTGGCAGCGTCAGTGGAATAACAAGGTCAACTGGTGTGTGCGGAACGCCATCTGTATCGGCTGCGTACAGCCGAATTTCTGGGATGAGATGGCCCCGCTCTATGAACAGACCACAGGCTGA
- the dnaJ gene encoding molecular chaperone DnaJ, with translation MIQKDLYDILGVKPEATDEEIKKAYRKLARKHHPDVNPGDKEAEAKFKEISEAYDILSRPEKKAEYDRLRSAASSYSYTYPGGERVFDFGRFTSESGGGFSSIFENLFGEKASYRPQPMRGDDLYTVLEVGFRDAVFGTKTQVSLAQEEPCKKCAGNGIDPYSGETCPDCKGSGQKASRKGAVHVVTTCGRCGGRGRIGTKGCPVCHGMGMVRTEKRFDVHIPQGVDNGSRIRLAGKGYPGYNGGPPGDLYIEIKVRPDPVFRREGNNIQVKTTVDLFTAVLGGKVSVDTLYGRVEMTVPPGTQNGQRFRLKGKGAPPLKGGARGDQFVEIEVAIPRRLDSRSETLFRELKENMAVKKGDGK, from the coding sequence ATGATCCAAAAAGACCTGTACGACATCCTGGGGGTGAAACCCGAGGCCACGGATGAAGAGATCAAAAAGGCCTACCGCAAGCTGGCGCGCAAGCACCACCCGGATGTCAACCCCGGTGATAAAGAGGCAGAGGCAAAATTTAAAGAAATCAGCGAGGCCTACGATATCCTCAGCCGGCCGGAAAAAAAGGCCGAATATGACCGCCTGAGAAGCGCTGCTTCTTCCTATAGCTATACCTATCCGGGCGGAGAGAGGGTATTTGATTTCGGCCGGTTTACCTCGGAGTCCGGAGGGGGTTTCAGTTCTATCTTTGAAAATCTCTTTGGAGAAAAGGCTTCTTATCGCCCCCAACCAATGCGGGGGGATGATCTTTATACTGTTCTGGAAGTGGGATTCCGCGACGCAGTTTTTGGGACAAAAACCCAGGTTAGCCTGGCTCAAGAGGAGCCATGCAAGAAATGCGCAGGGAACGGCATTGATCCCTATAGCGGCGAGACATGTCCTGATTGCAAAGGGAGCGGGCAAAAAGCGAGCCGGAAAGGAGCGGTGCATGTAGTTACGACCTGCGGCCGTTGCGGCGGCAGGGGGCGTATCGGCACAAAGGGTTGCCCGGTTTGTCATGGGATGGGCATGGTGAGGACAGAGAAGCGCTTTGACGTGCACATACCTCAAGGAGTGGATAACGGCTCCAGGATCAGGCTGGCTGGTAAGGGATATCCCGGATATAATGGCGGCCCGCCAGGCGATCTTTACATCGAAATCAAGGTTAGACCCGATCCTGTATTCCGCCGTGAAGGGAATAATATCCAGGTTAAGACTACGGTTGATCTTTTCACGGCTGTCCTCGGAGGAAAGGTCTCTGTGGATACACTCTATGGGCGGGTAGAGATGACCGTGCCGCCCGGGACGCAAAACGGGCAGAGATTTCGGCTCAAAGGAAAGGGCGCGCCTCCGCTCAAAGGAGGGGCACGGGGGGATCAATTTGTCGAGATCGAGGTGGCTATCCCCCGCCGCCTGGATAGCCGTTCGGAGACCCTGTTCCGCGAGCTTAAAGAGAACATGGCGGTCAAAAAAGGGGACGGTAAATAA